In Lycium ferocissimum isolate CSIRO_LF1 unplaced genomic scaffold, AGI_CSIRO_Lferr_CH_V1 ctg16877, whole genome shotgun sequence, the genomic stretch CAAAAACTAAAGTGAACACgataaaaaaatttacaaagCAAATTCAACAACGTGTCATGTTGATAAAGAAATTTAAAACGTTTTcctaattaaaaattaaagtaagCTCCGACCACGACAATTTTATACTTCCTGACAGATGATACATAACAAAGTGGTGAGGGAGAAACATGATACGCTAATTGTGCTTGTTCAAATCTATGACCAATAATAAAAACGAACGTTTGTGTTATTGTgcacatgtttttttttttttttgttctaacTTCTAACTAGTTCTACTTTGCAGATTTGATGGCAAAGAGTTTTTGacaaaattcaaggaaaaaaagATTATGTATGTTGGGGATTCTTTGAGCCTCAACAGTTTTGAATCCCTTCTGTGTTTGCTTCATGCTGCAGTCCCAGAAGCAAAATTCAAACAAGACATTACTAGGGAAAATGTCACTGTCACATTTCCGGTAagccttttttttgtttgtttgtttaatttaaGCAGTAATTTTATGAATGGATTTCTGTTATTAGAGATTGCAGCATATACAGCTCTTAGAAATTTGCACCTTCGCCCAATATTCTTTTAGTGATATGGTACTTTTCAATATAGGACAAATGTATTTCTAAAATGTTTTAAGTTTGTTAGCTGAACAAATAAACTACTATTTCTCATGAAAATTGTCTGTTTTACGTTATTTACACTAGACAAgctgatatatatgtatatttttttttttgtgtgtgtgtgtgtgtttaatgTAAATAGACATAAATGGTTTTTCCTTTCTTAAATTTGCAGGATTATGGAGTTCAAGTGGTATTATTTCATTCGAACTTTTTAGTAGACATTGAAGCTGAACCTGTTGGACGAGTGTTGAAACTCGATTCAATTAAGAATGGACAGATTTGGAAGGAATTTGACCTTTTGATATTCAATACTTGGCTTTGGTTTACAAGAACAGGACCGGGAAAACAGTATGTTGATTAATATCCATATTTTTCAAgttcttttatattttaaattttctcaaTATGACCAGGAAGTCAAAGCTTCACGCCGTGAAGATAGCCGCTTTCAGAAATGCAAGTTAAAGCTGCATATAATAGACCTAGCATGGTCCGGCCCTTTCCTGAACCTTATGACCGGGAATTTATAGTGCATCACactatctttcttttttaaaattattactattattattatttgaaaatatGAGCTTTTATAATGTGTAAATATTTATCTAGGTGGGATTTTGTTGAATTTGATGGCAAAATATTGAAGGACATGGACCGGGTACAAGCTTTCCAGGCTGGGCTAAATACATGGGCCAAATGGGTTGAAACAGATGTGGATACAACCAAAACCAAAGTTTTCTTTCAAGGAACATCTCCAGCCCATTACCAGTAAGAATTTTTATTCATACACTTTTTTGAGCTATAAATACTTCTTCCATTTCACTTTACAAATCTCTTTACAACaatgaaattgaaataaaaattggAGATTGAACATGTTGTTGTCCTTAACAGATTTTATAGTAATTTGAATTAAGAGAACAGAATAGCTTATTTTCATACATTCTGCTAATTTTATAGACCTTAAATTCTCGAGTCTATTTGTTGAATTTGAATAAAAGTTCATGAGGCTGAGGCTCACATTAACTGTAAACGTACTTAATACTTTGGTCCATGTAAgatttaacttttaattatttgaaGTGCACACTTTGAGCCTTCTGCTTGTGAATCTTAAAAAAGGTTTAACAAATTGTTAACGGTTAAATCATGTAATAACTCATTTCCTGTGTcatatttgtaatgtaattccATATTTGAGGGgtattataattataaaaatactGAAATACGAACATATTTTATATGGAAAGGGACCACTAACGCACATTTTGATTAAGATTAAACACACTTAGCGAAATATCATAAGTATCAAAATCAGAATTACCAATACTTGAGAGCTCGAAAGTGCAATTATCGGTAATAGTTATGAAGAGATGTCTTGTACTCATATTTGTGACGGGATTTTTATGACGGACAGATCtattacataaattatacgaaTATATGGTTTAATGACGGTTTTATTGTTCCATCACAATTTTTAACAACGCTCGAACTTGTGACAGAATTGTAACGGATTCTTCCGTGacaaatattatttgatttttcttgttgtGTATATCCTTAATTACTACTTATTGTTTTTGTTAATGGATGAACAGTGGATCAGATTGGGGTGAACCTGCTGTGAACAATTGCTTGAATGAAATAACGCCAGTGAATGGATCGACATACCCAAGCGGCTTACCAGTTGCTGTGAACATAGTGAAAGAAGTATTGAAGAACATGTCAAAGCCAGTAGTAAATTTACTTGACATTACAAAACTCTCACAGCTGAGAAAAGATGGACATCCCAGCAAATTCAATGGTTTCAAAGGCATGGATTGTACTCATTGGTGCCTTGCTGGAGTTCCTGATACTTGGAATCAGATTCTTTATGCTTCTCTCCATTAATTATTTACTTTTCTATAGAAAATATATAGGAAGTTCATGGGGTAGAATGATTAAAAGAATAGAAATACATGGAGAAATTAATAATGCTTTTGTTACCATATAGTATATATGCCATTGTgcaatttttcttttacttaaatATGATGAGTTATTATAACTTATTCCATTGTGTCAACCGCAAGATCCTCTCTAGTTTCTCCCCTTTTTGTGCTATATATCGTGAGAATTCATCATTAATTTACTAGTTTTAAACTGTCTTCCAGCCTACCGCTACTCTCTCTTCCTTTATCCAGATTTAAAATTGATAAATGTGATTATGTGAGTAAACTCACACAAGCAGAGCAGGTTGGGTTTTGGGTGAAGCCTCTAAAGCCTAGGCTTTAGGCCTCTCAATTTTGGGGGCCCCATTTTTCATCAATATagtttgtttttgaaaaattataaagtatTCTAAGTACTTTTTGTCATTAAAAGGAAATGGTTAATTAATTGACAGAAAATAAGGCCCCTAAATCAGTAAGTAATGTATAGTATATAAATACTCAATCTCGAGTATATTGACAAAAAAGAAGGCCCCTGATTGGTTTCTCTACAATACTCAATCTACTTTTAACCTTTCTCTAAACTTTAATATACTTCTACGCTTTATGTTCTTCTTTGTTTCTCCAAGAGAGTCTTTGGCTTATATTGCTATGAAAGACACAGTGTAtggattttctatttttgttttttctcgGGCACCAACTATTGCAAGAGATATATTGAAGCACCAAATAAGTATTCTCAAATCAAGTTATCAACTTCTTGAATCAGGTTTTATTATTTCAACTTTTTAGTATTTTGTTCATCTACAACTTGCTTGTTGTAATATATATTGTCTCTAATTATTTAttagaatataaaatatgtcAACTAGAAAATTTGAATCCGGTTGTTCAAAACTCAAGAAAGAAGAATTGAATCTTTGATACAATTTCAAAAAGgagctgttgacacccaattttatccctcctttattctaatttatttcttcgggcttctaaatttattgacgagctaagtattttattttcactactatttctactactattaatatcattattaatcataatttatcatagtatatattgtactagttattaaattagaagcccaaaaaataataaataagggaAGAGGGACCAATATTTTTCAGCcaaattaatggcccaaaatacaaacacaatTCCACCAGCCCATTTCTCCACCCAACATTCATCCGCTCCAGCCCAACCTTTTCTACTCGACCCGGCCCACGCGTTTTATCCCCTAAAACCTAAACTCAGCCGCCTcccttttttctctctcatCTTCACCCGCCTCTCTTTCTCCCTCTTCTTCCTCCATTTTAGCAAACTCAAACCTCCCTTTAGCCATGGCAGTTTTGCCTACCCCAtttccacacaaaaaaaaaacgtcCTCTATCTGCTCTACCTACGTTTGCTCTGTCATGGACAGAGAAAGATCTTCCCTTTCCTTGCTTCAAACACGACGAATCTTCCAAAATCAACGAATGGTCGAGCCATTTTTGGTAACACCGAATCAAATCACGTGATTTGAAGCCCAACGTTCTGATTTTGGAACGAATTTGACTTCAAATCCCGCCTAAAATTCGAGCAAAAAAACCCTAGCCTTAGCCTATAAATACATCGCTAAACATTTAGCCAAGGAGATTTTTCTGACCacgttcaatttttattttttcactcCCACTCTAAATTTTGGGATTTGTTCAAATCCCGTTCCGTTTCGAGCGTAGTCattattttcgtttttttttagattattcgaaaatcaaaccaaatctCTCTTTTAAAAGGACATACTATTTTCTGCTGATATTGAATTTTTTGAttcgaaatattttttttcgaaTTCGAGTTCGTCGGGTTCGAGCCTAGATTCGAGACTTCCGCACCTCGTTCACTGTACCACAAAAAGGTAATATCGTCTCCGTTTAACTTCTTTAATGATATATTGAAACCATGGCCAGGCGTGGCTTGTGTATGTTCATTCTTCGTTTAGTATCTCCAATTAATTTCTTAATTCTGCGTTTACTCGTGTTATTTGGAGTTCAACGTAGCTTTAGTTGATTTTGTAATCGTCTTATTTTGTACTTTGTTCTTGGTGTGTGAGTTGCGAAGTATGGATCGCTTACGATTTTTAGTACTCTATATATGCTGAAAATGAATTCAGTCTAACCGTCTGCATAATCAACTTAAGTGTGTAACAAGTTCTCTTACTAAGAACCTTCAGTGATTATCTCTTTCTCTAAGTGAGGTTTTGATTCTGCTTTTCTACTTTCGAACCGGTTCTGTGCTTGATTCATATTGTGTTTTCTTTATAAGAACTTGTTTCTAACTACCTGAACATGAACGATTTAAGTTCCCTCAGCTTCTTCTGTCGGATAAACTAATCTAGAAATTTTAGTAGTGATCAGCCCCGCGTCTGCCATCAGCATGTGACCTTTGTTCCATTTAATTTCGGTGTAGCCTTCACCTTTGCTGTTGATGCTATGTGGTGATTTACCGAATTTTTCGGCTCATGTGTGTGCGGTATCCGTGCCCAACAGTTTACGGTTTCTATTCAACACGAACGAGTGAGTGTGATTCCCTACGTCCTTCAATATAAAACCAGTTTGTCGAGAGTTATAGAAATGAATATGTATCCAAGTCTATCTAAGAGAACTAGGAAATGATTCGGACTTAAACCTTGTATGACCATATCTCTTTaactttcaaattcatattaGTCATACTCTGAGTTTTCTGTCTAGTACAACTGTTTATGTGTTgattaaaatgaaataaggcAATTTACATGATAACTCAGGCAAACAGAATGGCAAGTTAGTGGTAGAGACCCTTTAGTGTTGTTGTCTTTGTTTGAAATGGTGGTTTCCTCTGATAATCGTACTCTTGAAGTTTAAaacaggtttttttttttttgtgtgtgtagaAATACCCTTTCGGACCATTTTTAGGATGCCATTGAATAAGGCAGTTTCCATTGTTCCCAAACGCCCAGTTTAGACTTCCTTCTTCTTTCATCTTTCGTTTCAGTTCTGTTTTATGAGAAATAGGACAATCAAAATAGTTTGGTTTAAATTTTCAATGTCATATGTTGGAGTTTGGGTTGGGACATTTAATTTTCTGTTTGgttcatgaaaataaagtatttatacACTTAGTTTCGACCTAAAATGCTTCAGTTCTGTTTGGTCCTGTTATGCTCGTTGCGATCCCGCTACATTGGTTGTTGGCTTTATTTCAGCTCTGTTTTCTTTGTGCTTGTAAATGTGGTACTCCCTCATTATAGTCATGTCCATTTGTTTAATTACTTTATCATTACCTTTAATAATTTTACCTTAATTTCGCCCATGCATACTTAGAGCTTTGAGCATCTGGATAAAACTGCGAAATGAGCAGATAAGCTGTGTTTCCAAACCTGCAATAAAATAACGCATGCtgctcttaaaaaaaataaaatttagaacCTCATGTTCATGCAAGTAATGAAACATATAGCAACTGAAACAAACAGGGAAACACACTCCGAAGAAAATGTTCTTCTGACA encodes the following:
- the LOC132042660 gene encoding protein trichome birefringence-like 41 isoform X1, with protein sequence MQSYYNPLSTIILSIFSFSFFLLKIKMGRVFIQEFSFLLLVVVLAVFSSYEANAAVERCDLFEGNWVVDNSYPLYNSTACPFIRREFDCIKYGRSNLEYLKYRWQPNGCVLPRFDGKEFLTKFKEKKIMYVGDSLSLNSFESLLCLLHAAVPEAKFKQDITRENVTVTFPDYGVQVVLFHSNFLVDIEAEPVGRVLKLDSIKNGQIWKEFDLLIFNTWLWFTRTGPGKQWDFVEFDGKILKDMDRVQAFQAGLNTWAKWVETDVDTTKTKVFFQGTSPAHYHGSDWGEPAVNNCLNEITPVNGSTYPSGLPVAVNIVKEVLKNMSKPVVNLLDITKLSQLRKDGHPSKFNGFKGMDCTHWCLAGVPDTWNQILYASLH
- the LOC132042660 gene encoding protein trichome birefringence-like 38 isoform X2, producing MNNRFDGKEFLTKFKEKKIMYVGDSLSLNSFESLLCLLHAAVPEAKFKQDITRENVTVTFPDYGVQVVLFHSNFLVDIEAEPVGRVLKLDSIKNGQIWKEFDLLIFNTWLWFTRTGPGKQWDFVEFDGKILKDMDRVQAFQAGLNTWAKWVETDVDTTKTKVFFQGTSPAHYHGSDWGEPAVNNCLNEITPVNGSTYPSGLPVAVNIVKEVLKNMSKPVVNLLDITKLSQLRKDGHPSKFNGFKGMDCTHWCLAGVPDTWNQILYASLH